A window of Gemmatimonadota bacterium contains these coding sequences:
- a CDS encoding ABC transporter ATP-binding protein, translating to MAAEEKIETNGEAEEATVVRTQDVKKVYIMGDEQIHALKGVDLEVTQGEYLSIMGPSGSGKSTLFNMVGGLDKPTEGKVYIDDVDVAQLDAYELAWLRCRKIGYIFQSYNLIPVMTALENVTLPMVFAGLTSDEARDKGVELLTQVGLGERVMHKPFELSGGQQQRVAVARAFANDPAIILADEPTGNLDLNTGREIIELLRQMNEESGVTVISATHDHKMLSVSDRVVWVRDGRVDRIIDRDELKIEVGTIDGHE from the coding sequence ATGGCTGCTGAAGAAAAAATAGAGACAAATGGAGAGGCCGAAGAAGCAACGGTTGTACGCACGCAAGATGTGAAGAAGGTGTACATAATGGGCGATGAGCAGATTCACGCACTCAAAGGTGTGGATCTGGAAGTGACACAGGGCGAATATCTGTCCATCATGGGACCTTCTGGTTCGGGAAAGAGTACCCTGTTTAATATGGTGGGGGGATTGGACAAGCCGACCGAGGGCAAGGTTTATATCGACGATGTAGATGTCGCCCAACTCGACGCTTATGAACTCGCGTGGTTGCGCTGTCGAAAGATCGGTTATATTTTTCAATCTTATAATTTGATTCCGGTGATGACAGCGCTTGAGAATGTGACCCTGCCGATGGTGTTTGCCGGCCTGACGAGCGACGAGGCGCGCGACAAGGGCGTGGAATTGTTGACACAGGTGGGTCTGGGCGAGCGCGTGATGCACAAACCTTTTGAGCTTTCAGGTGGGCAGCAACAGCGCGTGGCTGTTGCGCGGGCCTTTGCCAACGACCCTGCGATCATTCTGGCTGACGAGCCTACTGGAAATCTCGATTTGAATACGGGGCGGGAGATTATTGAACTGTTGCGCCAGATGAACGAGGAGTCGGGCGTGACTGTGATTTCAGCGACGCACGATCACAAGATGCTGTCGGTATCCGACCGCGTGGTGTGGGTGCGCGATGGCCGCGTAGATCGCATTATTGACCGCGATGAATTGAAAATTGAGGTGGGCACGATTGACGGTCATGAATAA
- a CDS encoding SDR family oxidoreductase: MANNRLLIIGASGFLGQALCDASCDDWERAPASRSGQKGHLVVDLTRPDLVHEVVAQVRPQWVINSAAMTSVDVCERNPALARAIHVDGTRNLVQACERVGCGLVNLSTNYVFDGEKGPYGEGDEAHPVNAYGQTKLESEVILLNALCPGIVVRTAVLYGFRPSCRSNFVTWAISSLARREAIRVVIDEWANPTFVDELAAFILKLCRTDFRGVVHFGGVDFLTRFEMVERICAVMGLDLSLVSSITSAEFGQLAQRPLRAGLTTTLARALCDIVPASFEYNLRQLKGVFHKIANTYV, from the coding sequence ATGGCTAATAATCGGTTGCTCATTATCGGCGCATCGGGCTTTTTGGGGCAGGCGCTTTGCGATGCATCCTGCGATGATTGGGAGCGGGCACCTGCGTCGCGCAGCGGTCAAAAAGGTCATCTCGTCGTGGATTTGACGCGGCCCGATTTGGTACACGAGGTGGTGGCACAGGTGCGCCCCCAGTGGGTGATCAATTCTGCAGCTATGACGAGCGTTGATGTATGTGAGCGAAATCCCGCGCTTGCGCGTGCGATACACGTCGATGGAACGCGCAATCTGGTTCAAGCGTGTGAACGGGTTGGATGTGGTCTGGTGAACTTATCGACCAATTATGTGTTTGATGGAGAGAAAGGGCCTTATGGCGAGGGCGATGAAGCACATCCGGTGAATGCGTATGGACAGACCAAGTTGGAAAGCGAAGTTATTTTGCTGAATGCACTTTGTCCCGGCATTGTGGTGCGAACGGCGGTATTGTACGGTTTTCGCCCGTCTTGTCGGTCCAATTTTGTGACCTGGGCCATTTCATCGCTGGCAAGACGCGAGGCGATTCGCGTGGTGATAGACGAGTGGGCAAATCCTACTTTTGTCGATGAACTCGCCGCATTTATTTTAAAACTGTGCCGCACTGACTTCCGCGGCGTGGTGCATTTTGGTGGGGTGGATTTTTTGACGCGCTTTGAAATGGTCGAGCGGATATGTGCTGTGATGGGGCTTGACTTGTCGCTGGTGTCTTCCATAACGTCCGCAGAATTTGGGCAACTTGCACAGCGCCCGTTGCGAGCGGGGTTGACAACCACACTTGCCAGAGCATTATGTGATATTGTACCTGCCTCTTTTGAGTATAATTTGAGGCAATTAAAGGGCGTTTTTCACAAGATCGCTAATACCTATGTCTGA
- a CDS encoding polyprenol monophosphomannose synthase, protein MSDNTLRISLITPTYNERENISLLVEEIFDVLKDYPDIDLELIVVDDNSPDGTGEVAESLVDRYPVQVVHRAGKLGLGSAVMAGFERAERDLLGVMDADLSHDPIVLPQLIYGLRNHDLAIGSRFDSESHVEQWAWYRRTISQLGVFLARQLTGVQDPLSGYFFLHRRVIKDLVLTSPGYKILLEILVKGHYKSFIEAPFVFRNRQYSSSKLNWTEYYLFLKQLLTFYIFSKKSNADNK, encoded by the coding sequence ATGTCTGATAATACACTCCGCATTTCTCTGATTACACCCACTTACAACGAGCGCGAGAACATTTCTTTGTTGGTAGAAGAAATATTCGACGTTCTGAAAGACTATCCCGACATTGATCTCGAGTTAATAGTGGTCGATGACAATTCGCCCGATGGCACGGGAGAGGTGGCCGAATCACTTGTGGATCGCTATCCGGTACAGGTGGTTCACCGCGCCGGAAAATTGGGATTGGGCAGTGCCGTGATGGCCGGGTTTGAGCGGGCAGAGCGGGATCTCTTAGGGGTGATGGATGCCGATTTGAGCCACGATCCCATTGTTTTGCCTCAACTCATTTACGGGTTGCGGAATCACGATCTGGCTATTGGTAGCCGATTTGATTCGGAGAGTCACGTCGAACAATGGGCCTGGTATCGCAGGACTATTTCCCAATTGGGAGTATTTCTCGCGCGGCAATTAACCGGTGTGCAAGACCCACTATCGGGCTATTTTTTCTTACATCGGCGCGTTATTAAAGACCTGGTATTGACTTCGCCGGGGTATAAAATTTTGCTGGAGATTCTGGTTAAGGGACATTATAAATCTTTTATTGAAGCGCCCTTTGTGTTTCGCAACCGGCAATACAGCAGTAGTAAGTTGAACTGGACTGAGTACTATTTGTTTCTCAAGCAATTGTTGACATTCTATATTTTTTCAAAAAAGAGCAACGCCGATAATAAATAA
- a CDS encoding aminodeoxychorismate/anthranilate synthase component II — MILVIDNYDSFTYNLVQYLGELGADLVVHRNDQISLEDIADIAPEKIVISPGPCTPNEAGISVALVQHFAGEIPILGVCLGHQSIGQAFGGKIVGAPTIMHGKVSEIHHTGKSIFQGLPEPFIATRYHSLVVERESLPDCLEITAETDDDVIMGLRHRDMAVDGVQFHPESILTGEGKNLLQNFLDA; from the coding sequence GTGATTCTCGTCATTGATAACTACGATTCTTTTACTTATAACCTCGTTCAATATCTCGGGGAACTGGGTGCGGATCTGGTGGTGCATCGCAATGATCAGATCTCACTTGAAGATATTGCGGATATCGCACCCGAGAAGATCGTTATTTCTCCCGGTCCCTGCACGCCGAATGAAGCGGGGATTTCCGTGGCTTTGGTACAGCATTTTGCGGGGGAAATTCCGATTTTAGGGGTTTGTCTGGGGCATCAGTCCATTGGGCAGGCGTTTGGTGGAAAAATTGTGGGCGCGCCGACAATTATGCACGGGAAGGTGTCGGAGATTCATCATACGGGGAAGTCTATTTTTCAGGGATTACCCGAGCCGTTTATTGCCACGCGCTACCATTCGCTGGTGGTCGAGCGAGAGAGTTTGCCCGATTGTTTGGAAATTACGGCAGAGACCGATGATGACGTGATTATGGGCTTGCGCCATCGAGATATGGCGGTGGATGGCGTGCAGTTTCACCCAGAATCGATTTTGACGGGTGAAGGCAAGAATTTGCTGCAAAATTTTCTCGATGCGTGA
- a CDS encoding FtsX-like permease family protein encodes MAVQHELNTQISLPLSKAVEISFNSVKIRFGRSLITVSGIVLAIAFLMSIWAGNSIIDGLMAASDPKINLILQQKGVEIDPDSAAAMQQRSKDAWLVVLSLLVCLVGIANAMLMSVTERFREIGTMKCMGALDGFIIKLFILESTFMGTAGTIIGVIIGFLLTALLNMSSFGTVIFDHLPLTQILEDGGKAIVIGSVLSLIGGILPAYRAAKMEPVDAMSLEV; translated from the coding sequence ATGGCCGTGCAGCACGAACTCAATACCCAGATATCTCTTCCGCTTTCCAAAGCGGTGGAGATCAGTTTTAATAGCGTTAAGATTCGATTTGGCCGGTCTTTGATTACGGTGAGTGGTATTGTGCTTGCTATCGCTTTTTTGATGTCGATTTGGGCGGGCAATTCCATTATTGACGGTTTGATGGCTGCCAGCGATCCCAAGATCAACTTGATCTTGCAACAAAAGGGTGTTGAAATTGATCCCGATAGTGCCGCCGCAATGCAGCAGCGGTCGAAGGATGCATGGCTGGTGGTGTTGTCACTGCTCGTGTGTTTGGTGGGTATTGCCAATGCCATGCTGATGTCTGTTACCGAGCGGTTTCGCGAGATTGGTACCATGAAGTGTATGGGTGCATTGGACGGATTTATTATTAAACTGTTTATTCTCGAATCGACGTTTATGGGTACAGCAGGCACGATTATTGGCGTGATCATTGGGTTTTTGCTGACTGCATTGCTCAATATGTCGAGTTTTGGCACGGTGATTTTCGATCATCTTCCCCTGACTCAGATTCTTGAAGATGGTGGTAAGGCTATTGTTATTGGTTCTGTTTTGTCGCTGATTGGCGGTATTTTGCCGGCCTATCGCGCTGCCAAGATGGAGCCGGTCGATGCGATGTCGTTGGAAGTCTAA
- a CDS encoding DUF255 domain-containing protein, producing the protein MQNLCNIWIALVFGFLSGACGGGNETAKLDVTALDGGKISWRTWSQRDSARIIGRPILLFFYTQRSVWCRDLAARCFENSEIARAIARYTLPIWVDADQRPDLFEHFGLGGVPSLSFLTPDERWITGSTYLDPDDMIDLLRWVQILYDNPDRLVRLEEQRAELKRRAELEKKKDPRPRIEPSTALLHRVRDSLKSVVKSGFDPGIEGLLALAEVGIDSPLVNFAHSARRDTDGVYVLGVLTHRGPVIDAEKHMAVNAQLLRAFARVNLSRNLADAVLEQFAVSGDVLLGAGLAGFRDQAGNVLRDTEIYSGWNALAVSGLCAAFIETRETRFLDAGRRIFEAVKTRFVQEDSLFAHARSLSAPHFLVDQVLIIRAALDLYEVQKREADLLFARAHADRVMTTFADSSGALRDRMPEADVALLPAIDRWLPSGNGVAAQVFMRLFVHTQMPRYRDRAKAILTALIGPNIDRIGYAGALNRALVLFVRESEN; encoded by the coding sequence TTGCAAAATTTATGTAATATCTGGATCGCGCTTGTGTTTGGGTTTTTATCTGGTGCATGTGGTGGTGGAAATGAGACAGCAAAATTAGATGTAACGGCGTTGGATGGCGGGAAAATAAGCTGGCGGACATGGAGCCAAAGAGATTCTGCCCGAATCATCGGGCGCCCCATCTTATTATTTTTTTATACACAGCGATCGGTTTGGTGCCGCGATCTGGCAGCGAGATGTTTTGAAAATTCAGAAATTGCGCGGGCTATTGCGCGTTACACGCTGCCGATATGGGTTGATGCTGATCAACGACCCGACTTGTTTGAGCATTTTGGTCTGGGCGGGGTTCCATCTCTCTCTTTTTTAACGCCCGATGAACGCTGGATAACGGGTAGCACCTATCTCGACCCCGATGATATGATAGATCTGTTGCGGTGGGTGCAAATTTTGTACGATAATCCCGATAGGCTCGTCAGGCTCGAGGAGCAGCGGGCAGAGTTGAAGCGGCGAGCGGAACTCGAAAAAAAGAAAGATCCGCGCCCTCGTATCGAACCCAGTACAGCGCTTTTGCACCGCGTGCGCGATAGTTTGAAATCGGTAGTAAAAAGCGGTTTTGATCCAGGGATCGAAGGTCTTCTCGCGCTTGCAGAAGTGGGTATTGATTCGCCTTTGGTCAATTTTGCACATAGCGCGCGGCGCGATACAGATGGCGTTTATGTGTTGGGGGTATTAACGCATCGCGGGCCTGTGATTGATGCGGAAAAACACATGGCGGTCAATGCTCAATTATTGCGGGCGTTTGCACGGGTAAATTTGTCTCGCAATCTGGCCGATGCGGTGCTGGAACAGTTTGCTGTATCTGGCGATGTTTTGTTGGGAGCCGGGCTGGCTGGCTTTCGAGATCAGGCTGGAAATGTATTGCGGGATACAGAGATTTATTCGGGCTGGAATGCGCTGGCAGTTTCGGGTTTGTGCGCGGCGTTTATCGAGACTCGAGAAACGCGTTTTTTAGATGCTGGGCGGCGAATTTTTGAAGCGGTTAAGACGCGATTTGTACAGGAAGATAGCCTGTTTGCCCACGCGCGATCTTTGAGTGCTCCCCATTTTTTGGTGGATCAGGTTTTAATCATCCGCGCGGCCCTCGATTTGTACGAGGTGCAGAAACGCGAGGCCGATTTGTTATTTGCGCGGGCGCATGCAGATCGGGTGATGACGACTTTTGCCGATTCTTCGGGTGCTTTGAGAGACCGAATGCCCGAGGCCGATGTCGCGCTATTGCCCGCTATTGATCGGTGGTTGCCTTCGGGAAATGGCGTAGCAGCGCAGGTTTTTATGCGGCTTTTTGTACATACGCAGATGCCGCGCTATCGAGATCGGGCCAAAGCGATTTTGACCGCTCTGATTGGGCCCAATATAGATCGCATCGGATATGCCGGCGCACTGAATCGCGCATTGGTTTTATTTGTGCGAGAAAGCGAAAACTAA
- the trpE gene encoding anthranilate synthase component I yields MIQPDLKTVEKLSKGCGLVPISREILADTETPVSAYLKIRAKSSHAFLFESVVGGEQIGRYSFLGVDPFLVFRSRGTKISVEYATTGELRLFNGEPIEVLRGLLRKYHSQHMEGFPRFTGGAVGYVSYDAVRLIERIPETVEDDLDLDDIFFSFYDSVLAFDNVTHKVHVMANVHTEGDIEANYEDAVKRIDTLIEVLAQPVDASLKPGMSSCVVTSNTSKEAYMDVVARCREYIVAGDIFQVVPSQRFAMDVTVDALDIYRALRTVNPSPYMFHVDLKDHQLVGASPELLVRVEDGVVQVRPIAGTRWRGKTEAEDQVLAQELLADKKECAEHIMLVDLGRNDVGRVSRFDTVRVTEQMTIERYSHVMHIVSNVRGELHEGVDALDALFACYPAGTVSGAPKIRAMEIIDEMEPTRRGPYAGAVGYIDFAGNMDTCIAIRTLVIKDGKAYVQAGGGVVFDSEPEYEYQETVNKARALFRAVEMAEGGELL; encoded by the coding sequence GTGATTCAACCCGATCTCAAAACTGTCGAGAAGTTGAGCAAAGGCTGTGGTCTCGTTCCCATTTCAAGAGAAATTCTCGCGGATACAGAGACGCCCGTTTCGGCCTATTTGAAAATTCGCGCAAAGTCATCGCATGCGTTTTTGTTTGAAAGCGTGGTGGGCGGCGAGCAGATTGGGCGGTATTCGTTTTTGGGCGTGGATCCGTTTTTGGTTTTTCGTTCGCGCGGAACAAAAATTTCGGTTGAATATGCGACGACGGGTGAGCTTCGACTATTTAATGGGGAGCCTATTGAGGTATTGCGGGGGTTGTTAAGAAAATATCATTCGCAACATATGGAGGGGTTTCCTCGATTTACAGGCGGTGCTGTGGGCTATGTGAGTTACGATGCCGTGCGTTTGATTGAGCGCATTCCCGAGACGGTTGAAGACGATCTCGATCTTGACGATATATTTTTTTCCTTTTACGATTCGGTGCTGGCGTTTGACAATGTGACGCACAAAGTGCATGTGATGGCCAATGTGCATACAGAGGGCGATATAGAGGCGAATTACGAGGATGCAGTCAAACGGATCGATACACTTATTGAGGTACTGGCGCAACCGGTGGATGCGTCTCTGAAACCGGGCATGAGTTCGTGTGTCGTGACTTCAAATACGAGCAAAGAAGCGTATATGGATGTGGTGGCGCGTTGCAGGGAATACATTGTGGCAGGTGATATTTTCCAGGTGGTGCCTTCGCAGCGCTTTGCAATGGATGTGACGGTGGATGCACTGGATATTTATCGGGCGTTGCGGACGGTGAATCCGTCGCCTTATATGTTTCACGTCGATTTGAAAGATCATCAACTCGTGGGCGCGTCGCCCGAGTTGCTCGTCAGGGTAGAGGACGGGGTGGTGCAGGTGCGACCTATTGCGGGTACGCGGTGGCGCGGTAAAACAGAGGCGGAGGATCAGGTGCTGGCACAGGAGTTGCTGGCAGATAAAAAAGAATGCGCCGAGCATATTATGCTGGTGGATTTGGGACGCAATGATGTGGGGCGCGTCTCAAGGTTTGATACGGTGCGCGTGACCGAGCAGATGACGATTGAACGGTATTCGCATGTGATGCATATCGTTTCGAATGTGCGCGGCGAATTGCACGAGGGTGTCGATGCGCTGGACGCGCTTTTTGCCTGTTATCCGGCTGGTACGGTGTCGGGCGCGCCAAAAATTCGAGCGATGGAGATTATCGACGAGATGGAGCCAACGCGCCGCGGGCCTTATGCCGGTGCGGTGGGTTATATCGATTTTGCGGGCAATATGGATACGTGTATTGCCATTCGCACGCTGGTGATTAAGGATGGCAAAGCGTATGTGCAGGCAGGAGGTGGCGTGGTGTTCGATTCCGAGCCGGAATACGAATATCAGGAGACCGTGAACAAAGCTCGGGCACTGTTTCGGGCAGTAGAGATGGCTGAAGGGGGAGAGTTGTTGTGA